The DNA sequence AAGAGTCAGTATCGGGACTCTCCAAAGACTCTGTGGTTAAGCTTCGAGGTGTGTCCATTGGAAGGGTTAGGGAGATACGCATTGACCCTAACAATATTGAGCGTATTGAAATACTATTGAGCATTAAACATGGTATCCTCATTAAAGAAAATATGGTTGCATATATGGCAATGCAGGGACTTACAGGTCTTTTGGCAGTTGATATCAAAAATGGAACCAATGATGCGAAGACACTTGAACCGACTAAAGACTATATTCCTACAATCAAAACAGCCTCTTCTTGGTTTAATGCCACCAAGAAAGACATTGGAACACTTACGGGTCATCTATCAAGGCTGGTACAGCAGGTCAATAAACTCATGAGCAATAAAAATATTGAACACCTTGATAAAATGTTACAGAATATGGAGGCACTAACAGATGTCTTTAAAGATGTGGGTCATGAGACTATTCCAGTCATGAAGAAGCTTATGGAGACAACACAGAACTTCAACAGAGTAACCCTTAAAATAGAGAGGAGTCTCGATAGAGGAGACTATAATATTAAAAAAATCTTTGAGCCAATGATTATAGAGGCAGAGATACTCTCGGAGCAGGTCAACGATTTGGCAACCAAAATGAACCAAAGCCCAAGTGATATCTTCTTTAAAGCAAGGGAAATTAGACAGGGACCAGGAGAATAGAAAATGAAAAGTTATTATAGTCTTATAGTTGTAGTAGTACTGTTTATAAGTGGTTGCATTGTAAAAGAGGCAATACCGATGAAATACTACACACTCAAGATAGGGAAAATGCCAATTATACACAATAGCCCATTTCGTGATAAGGTACTTAAGGTCTCCTATCCTAAGACACTAACAGGAAAGCTGACCAATAAGATTGCTTTTTCCTACAGCAGCAGTGACCGAGGCGTGTACCAGAACTCACGATGGTCTAATACACTCGAAAAACTGATTGAGGGCAACATTATTGCGACACTTCACCAGATTAAGATCTTTAAAGCAGTTCTGGCCTACAACTCAACAGCAACAGCTGACTTAAGACTAGAGAGTGTGGTTTATGATTTTTCCCACTATGTTAGAAAAGATGCCTCTTATGCAATCATTTCCATGGGGTTTATACTCATTGATGTTGAGACTGGAAAACTCATCAAGACCAAATATTTTTCATACCGTGAAGATACCGAAACAACTGATGCAAAAGGGTATGCCAAAGCAGTTAATATTGCTATGACACGGCTTATTAAAGATTTGATAAAATGGATAAAAAGTGAAGAAGGTATAGATATTAAATCTATACCTTTGTAGTCTATTCAGCAATGATTCTAGCATCTAATGGCTGAATAGGTCTGTTGTTGTTATGATGCATTGTGTCATCATGAAATTTTTTGATCTGCTCTTTTGAAACAACCAAAGGCTCTTTTAGTACAAACCATCTTACCCCTTCTGTGCAAGGGGGAGTAGTTAGTGAGCCATTAAAACGATAATAGTGCTTATTTTTTGGTAAAAGTGATTGTGCAATATGGGCTAGTTTTAGTTGTTTACTCTTTCCCTCTTTGTTGGGCATATCTTTCCATATTTTTTCAAGTACAGTATTTGTTTTCCCCTCTTTAAACATCACCGCAATAACAGCAATGTTTCCATTTTTATCTACATTAACAAAATGTGCTTCAAGAGGAAAGGCTTTTCCGTTAATATGGTTTTCGCTAGGCGAATGAAAATGAAACTGCTTGAGTTCAAAGGTTATGCCATCAACAGTAAATGTACTTCCTGACTCCA is a window from the Sulfurovum sp. genome containing:
- a CDS encoding carbonic anhydrase family protein, whose protein sequence is MHKNINLLRSVSAIVALTTTFAFANEPKTETMHWGYTGHNTPDKWGTLSKKFRECGVGLNQSPINITHSLHANLPPLDPHYASHSKNIVDNGHTIQVNMESGSTFTVDGITFELKQFHFHSPSENHINGKAFPLEAHFVNVDKNGNIAVIAVMFKEGKTNTVLEKIWKDMPNKEGKSKQLKLAHIAQSLLPKNKHYYRFNGSLTTPPCTEGVRWFVLKEPLVVSKEQIKKFHDDTMHHNNNRPIQPLDARIIAE
- a CDS encoding ABC-type transport auxiliary lipoprotein family protein, translated to MKSYYSLIVVVVLFISGCIVKEAIPMKYYTLKIGKMPIIHNSPFRDKVLKVSYPKTLTGKLTNKIAFSYSSSDRGVYQNSRWSNTLEKLIEGNIIATLHQIKIFKAVLAYNSTATADLRLESVVYDFSHYVRKDASYAIISMGFILIDVETGKLIKTKYFSYREDTETTDAKGYAKAVNIAMTRLIKDLIKWIKSEEGIDIKSIPL
- a CDS encoding MlaD family protein, which codes for MYNKVNYTIVGLFVLLFGVAMTAFFFWLAKYGLQQKYDVYKIYMKESVSGLSKDSVVKLRGVSIGRVREIRIDPNNIERIEILLSIKHGILIKENMVAYMAMQGLTGLLAVDIKNGTNDAKTLEPTKDYIPTIKTASSWFNATKKDIGTLTGHLSRLVQQVNKLMSNKNIEHLDKMLQNMEALTDVFKDVGHETIPVMKKLMETTQNFNRVTLKIERSLDRGDYNIKKIFEPMIIEAEILSEQVNDLATKMNQSPSDIFFKAREIRQGPGE